The Maridesulfovibrio ferrireducens genome segment GAAGTTTCTCCAGTGGAAATAATACAAGAAAATTCTTTTGAATTTGCTCAGCAAGGATCAGGATTAAATTCTGAGTTAGCAAACTTTCAAGGGACACTCGTAGGTGTAGGAGCATTGGGGAGTACTATCGTCAACATCTGGAGTAAAGAAGCATGGGGAAAATGGACCCTGATTGATGCGGATGTAATTAATCCTCACAATATAATAAGACACCTTGCAACAGACCAATTAATTGGTGTTAATAAAGCAGAAGCAGTGGCTCACCTTGTTGATAACAACTACTACAACATGTACAGTGAAACGGTTAATCTTAACAAAAACGTCCTAGATCTATTAAAAGATGAGTCTGACAATACACTTGAAACGTCTGATCTCCTCGTTGATGCAAGTACCACATTAGAGGTTCCCCGTGAACTTTCGAAATCTGAAAAATGCCCAAGATCCGTCTCAATATTTCTAACCCCATCAGGCAATGCTTCCGTATTGCTTCTTGAGGACTCCGAACGGAAAGTCCGGTTAAATAATTTAGAAAGTCAATATTATAGGGCAATACTAAATTTTCCATGGGGTGCTGCCCATTTAAAAAACCATAAAGGACACTTAGCTGTGGGGCTCGGCTGTAGGGATGTGTCTCTAGTAATGTCCTATGAAAAAATAACCTTACACAGTGCTATTTTATCTCAGCAAGTAAGGATCCTTCGCGACCAAACACAACCCAAACTAAAAATTTGGATCTCCGATGATGAGAATTCAGCAGTGCAAGTTCACGACATACCTATATCCCCTGTAATCTGCTGTACATGCGGAAACTGGGAAATGTTACTGGATGATTATTTGGTCAAAGAATTAAATAAAATTCGCCAAGAGAAGCTCCCAAACGAGACTGGGGGAATAATCTTGGGATATGCCGACCACATCCTGAAACAAATTTTTATCGTTGATATTTGTCCTGCACCTATCGATAGCGATGAAAAAACATGCTCATTTGTCCGTGGATGTCATGAACTTACTGAAGTAGTTGATAGTGCAAGTGACCGAACAGCGAATGTGGTTGGATATATAGGAGAATGGCACTCTCATCCTCGAAACTATACAGCAAAGCCTAGTGCAGCAGACCAAATTTTAATAGACGACTTAAGCAACACTATGTGGAAAGAAGGACGCCCAGTACTAATGCTTATCGTTGGTGAAAACAGCATAACGATAACAGTCAAAGAAGGTGATCAGAAATGGACAGTAGAGATTTAAAAATAGGACTAGCATTGTCAGGAGGCGGGGTTAGAGCTGCCGCATACCATGCAGGAGTGCTCAAGGCCCTTGCAGAACATAACCTGTTAGAAAATGTAACCCACAATTCAACAGTCTCTGGCGGAAGTTTATTTCTTGGTCTAGTATACCATTTTTCAAATATGCAATGGCCTACTTCATATGCATATAAAAAAGACATATACCCAGCTATCAAAAAGCTATTATGCTCAACAGATATCCAACTTAATTCTGCATTTAGGTTGTTAAAACCACACAACTGGAAATTCATATTATCACGGGCTACAATTCTTTCTGAAAGTATACACGAAATGTGGGGAGTTAAAGCCACACTTAATGACATTCCTAATTCACCAACTTGGTCTATCAACGGATCTACAGCTGAAACAGGAAAACGTTTCAGATTTAAAGGAATATCAGCAGGTGATTATAAATTAGGGTACACATTGGCTAAAGAATACAAACTAGCCAATGCCATGGCGATGTCAGCGGCCTTCCCTGTTGGGATAGGCCCTTTGTTTTTTGATGCTAGTCAACATAGCTGGGAAATACCCAAAAAATACCAGACCTCTAATGATGCATGTCCTCCCGCAAATTTCAAAAAAATTCACCTTTATGATGGTGGGGTCTATGACAACTTAGGGATTGAACCTTTATTCAACATAGGGACACAATCATACAAAAAGCACAGCGACATCAACTTTCTTATTGTATCAGATGCAGGAGCACCATTTTGCCAGCAGCCCATCCCATCCCCTTTTAGTTGGAAAAGGATGAATAAACTCCTTGACATAATCCAAGAACAGACAAGAGCTTTAAGGGTCAGATCATTCGTTGCTTTCTTAAGAAAAAACTATGAAACTAATCAGAATTGCGATGGTATGTATCTTCAAATAGGATCTAACCCCGTCACAAAATTGGCTAAACATATGGTTAGCCCAAACACCCAACCATCGTACAGCCAATGGTTAAAAGCAGAGTCAGTACAAAAAGCTGCAAAATATCGTACAACTCTAAGTAAATTTAAAGAAAAAGACTTTGAGTTAATCTCAAGACATGGTTATGAAACATTTTTATGGAATCAGAGAGCTTGGGGGCCCCCTAAGTAAAACCTTAGTTATAAATTCACCTGACATGACGACTTATTCAAAGAACATGTCAGGTGAATACCTAAACAACTATAATTAAACACATTAATAATGAATCCCCCTTGAGATAAACTTCAAGGGGGATTCGTTTTGAATTGGTATTAGCGAGCTTTGTTAGACTGAGCGAGGACCGATGCAGCCATCGTTTTGGTCTTGTCGTTATATTTAGGGCTATTAAGAACCTTTGAAGCTACGGTTTCCATGTCAGCTCCAGTTTCTTTGCCTGTACTTGCCTGCGCAAGAGCTGAACCTGCGAGTTTTCTTTGAATACCGGATGAATTAGAATCCCTGAGAATTTCAGAAGCCTGACTTGCTACACTGGATGATGTCTGTTTGCTATTTTTGGGCATAATAATTGTCCTTGCGGCATGAGCCGCCTTATCGCATCCTGTAGCTCATTACAAGACGCCTATTTTTAATCTTCGTCTTCGCTTATAACGGTAAAGCCATTGCTTTTGAGGTGGTCAATTTCATCCTCAGTTAACCATTGAGGCACATCATAACTGGCAATAGTTTTACCAGTTGTAGATATGAATATAGCCTCGCGCAGGGGCTTGTTCTCTTCTGGTTGTCCAGAATCTATAGTTACAAGGTAAGTTTCAGGCATAGCTCCTCCTTAGCAATGTTTACTTGCGTATTGCGTGCGGACTACACGGTTAATAAAAGAGTTCAAGCCATGTCCTTGCTCTGCCAAATCCTTCATATGCTCAAGATTAGAAGCACCAGCACTGGCATAGGTGTATGAGTAGGTTGCGCCTGAGTTAAACTGTACGCAAATGGAATCGGAATCGTAGCGATATGCAGCAACTCCAGAGTTGCCGCCAATATTTGAATATCTTGTCATTTCAATACCTGTCGGAAAGTAAAAAGGTATAGCACTACCTATTATGCTTGAGAAAAACATAAGGAAGGGCTGAAAGAAATTCAGTATTAGTAAATAATGTGAAGTGAGTTTAAGAAATCATGGCAGCTACCCTCTTATATAAAGATATACTTATCTTCTTGACAAGGGGAGCCTGAGCGGTTAGTTACTTTCCTACCAAAAGAGAGAAACCACCTGATTCTCAGGTTCCCAAACGCCCTAATCTTCGTCAAAAGACTGGGGCGTTTTTATGTCAAGCACTTTTGAGAACCATGAAGTAAAATAATCCAATCAAGTCTGACTGTCAAGCATTTCTCTAGACAAACTTAAAATTATATACCATTCCACGCAACTGTGCAATAAAAAAGTAAATAATCATACAGAAAGACAAAATATACTGAACCAGTAAATTTAGTAACTTTTTTATTTTCAAGTCTCATTTCATCCGTAGTCTCATCCTGTCCGATTTGATATCTGGGCAATAAATCACCTAACCATTCTAGTTCGGGATTGTTTTACTTTCTTCCTCATCGCCCGCACAACCGCCCCAACTCCCTCAACGCACCATCCAATCCGCTCTGCAAGTCTAGGCAACCCTGCATCTCCTTTTCCAGCTCGGCTATCCTTTGCCCTTGTTCGGCTATTCTCTGATCTTGCTGCTTCAACCTTTGTTCCTGCGTTTTCTCCATCCGTTCCAAAGTCTCCGATAAGCTCCGACTTAACTCGTTCATGATCTACCTCTGCAATAAAACGGCTGGGTCGCCGTTGGATGTTTTTACTATTTCCAGATTCATTCCCTTGGGAAATGCCAGAAACTTTTGATTGCCCTGCTGGTGCATTGTAATTCCCCAATTCTTGAGTTTGCTTTCCTGCTTTTTCAAATTCACGACACTGTCCTTGAGTTGGCTCAGCTCCTCGTTCTGGGCTTGAATTCGCCAGCCTAAGTATCCGGTTATGGAGACTGATATGATGATTAGAAGCAGAGCGGATATGATGTTTGCCAAAATGTTTTGCTTCCAGTGATACGTGGAGATTCTGGATTGTTTTTTCCTGAGCTTCTGAAAATGAGCATCCATATCGCTGGTGATGGTATTCAGTTCGTTTTCGGCATACTTCAGCAAGTTCCCGCTCAAGTCTTTCAATGCGTTCTTGGCGGCCTGCTCGACCTCCTGAGACCGTGAGTCCATCTTCTCTTTTAATTTCTCGGTCAGCTCTCCAAGATGATTCATATATCCCTCCTTTAAGCCGGACGCGCTTTTTATCTTTTGGCAACTCCAAGGTAATGTAATTATTCCCCTGCCTAGGCACGGCATAACCTAATTCTTGAAGAGCCGTGACTAAACCCTTCCTGTCCTTAAGCAAACCGTCAGCTATCCCTTGCGCCAAATAGTCAGTTACGGTTTTACGGAAGTCGTTCAGTTGCTTACCCTTTGGAGAATGTATATCTTTCCCCGGCTGTGTAAGCCGAGACCGCTTCAAATCATCAGGCTTTGCCCAATCCTTGCGCTCATTCCAAAGATCACGCCAAACGTCGTATTGTTTCTGCCAGTTGGGCGGGCATGGATTCATGGCTTTATCCTGCCTGAGTTCAGTACGCGGTATAATAAAGTGCAATTCAGGGTGTCCGGCATGGCTGTGCCGAACCCAAAGGATGGAATACTGATCCGGCTCCATGCCTGCGAAAGCTATTTTTTCAAAGTCATCCATGACTTCTTTTTCAGTCCGAGGTGTAACTTCATCCTCTGGAGCCCAAGAGAGAACACCGGAAGTGAATTTCCATACTCGATCAGTTGAGCGGATAACCTTTTGCACTGTCTCCGGATCTCCACGCAAAACTTCTGGCGGAGAATCTTCACGCCCCTCTCGTTTTGGATCAAGAACATATTTTATGGATGCGACTCCATTCCCTTTGCCGTACCGAAAAACCCTCATATACATTTCAACTCCTTTTCAACCGCTGACAGTTCAGCAAGAATCAAAATTGAATCTGCATTGCTTTTATAAGTATTTGCCCAGCGGGCAAGCTGGTTGAGATTATTTCCTATACGGGCAACGTGAAGCAGCTTCTCTCTTTCACGTTTGGTTTTACGAACTCGCTGCTTTCCCAATTTATGGCGCACAAAATCGCAAGTACTCATTCCCTTAGTTTCTGCTTCGGAAGTGATGATCTTTTTTTCTTCCGGCGTAACTCTAAGATTAATCCATTTAGTGCGTGCTGTGCTCATACAGCCTCCATTTCTCTGGCGTAAACGGAGGGATCGAAGGGAGGCTTGCCTCCCTCGCCAGCCCCAACGGCGTCACTGGTTGCGCAGCAAGCTGTGTCACGTTGGGTAGGCTGGCTATAAACTCCTTTTGGAGTAACCTCCTGCGCATGAACAGCCGGATGAACTTTATAACTCGGGCTCGAAGGACGGCCAACACCAGATGATTGAATAGGAACCAGAACAAGATACCCATAATCCTCAAGCATCGTTATGCCCTGCTCGACCTGCTTCTTTTTAGGAAATCTTCCACGGATAGCACGATGACATTCCCGAAAAGTGAATTGCTCAATATTTCTATTTTTAATCCACTTAAGAGCGGCCTGAGCACACGAAGTCAAAGCATCACACCCCATATCATGAAAAGCATATAGAGCATGAGAGACAAGCTTCTTACCAAGTTCGGTAGCTGCCAGCATTACAGATTGTTCAATTCGGGATTCAATTTTTACAGATGAAACCAAATGTAACAATCCGGC includes the following:
- a CDS encoding relaxase/mobilization nuclease domain-containing protein; this encodes MRVFRYGKGNGVASIKYVLDPKREGREDSPPEVLRGDPETVQKVIRSTDRVWKFTSGVLSWAPEDEVTPRTEKEVMDDFEKIAFAGMEPDQYSILWVRHSHAGHPELHFIIPRTELRQDKAMNPCPPNWQKQYDVWRDLWNERKDWAKPDDLKRSRLTQPGKDIHSPKGKQLNDFRKTVTDYLAQGIADGLLKDRKGLVTALQELGYAVPRQGNNYITLELPKDKKRVRLKGGIYESSWRADREIKREDGLTVSGGRAGRQERIERLERELAEVCRKRTEYHHQRYGCSFSEAQEKTIQNLHVSLEAKHFGKHHIRSASNHHISLHNRILRLANSSPERGAEPTQGQCREFEKAGKQTQELGNYNAPAGQSKVSGISQGNESGNSKNIQRRPSRFIAEVDHERVKSELIGDFGTDGENAGTKVEAARSENSRTRAKDSRAGKGDAGLPRLAERIGWCVEGVGAVVRAMRKKVKQSRTRMVR
- a CDS encoding MobC family plasmid mobilization relaxosome protein, which encodes MSTARTKWINLRVTPEEKKIITSEAETKGMSTCDFVRHKLGKQRVRKTKREREKLLHVARIGNNLNQLARWANTYKSNADSILILAELSAVEKELKCI
- a CDS encoding ThiF family adenylyltransferase — translated: MSSSYIEYGSPIENPSIGELTLPAAQAIFTACESSSCYEIIELRKLEGEEGLVAEIIVADCTCREIPSRNDVGILIRERIALTLMADETKMPEVRMLRNEFPTILHCNYVKEGDPVSLCLYFEPWSTVRRVWTPQQFLQRVEWWLTSAAQNSLHRTDQPLEPLYFDSPQKFVIPPKDALKNGPLKLLPLTKNYYRSAYENDISIGISIDNNIIPITVYFPPVIHGEIESFPSNLGEINDQIEKRGPIFSTKLFDAIREHVQENIDEKYVTKNPSENCLLILIIPVARNEDSEAEKIDVSGFFLGTDLASLGESLGALDRMEDYTPNRYYAIDILGVVEHTNSWRDFEVSPVEIIQENSFEFAQQGSGLNSELANFQGTLVGVGALGSTIVNIWSKEAWGKWTLIDADVINPHNIIRHLATDQLIGVNKAEAVAHLVDNNYYNMYSETVNLNKNVLDLLKDESDNTLETSDLLVDASTTLEVPRELSKSEKCPRSVSIFLTPSGNASVLLLEDSERKVRLNNLESQYYRAILNFPWGAAHLKNHKGHLAVGLGCRDVSLVMSYEKITLHSAILSQQVRILRDQTQPKLKIWISDDENSAVQVHDIPISPVICCTCGNWEMLLDDYLVKELNKIRQEKLPNETGGIILGYADHILKQIFIVDICPAPIDSDEKTCSFVRGCHELTEVVDSASDRTANVVGYIGEWHSHPRNYTAKPSAADQILIDDLSNTMWKEGRPVLMLIVGENSITITVKEGDQKWTVEI
- a CDS encoding patatin-like phospholipase family protein; protein product: MDSRDLKIGLALSGGGVRAAAYHAGVLKALAEHNLLENVTHNSTVSGGSLFLGLVYHFSNMQWPTSYAYKKDIYPAIKKLLCSTDIQLNSAFRLLKPHNWKFILSRATILSESIHEMWGVKATLNDIPNSPTWSINGSTAETGKRFRFKGISAGDYKLGYTLAKEYKLANAMAMSAAFPVGIGPLFFDASQHSWEIPKKYQTSNDACPPANFKKIHLYDGGVYDNLGIEPLFNIGTQSYKKHSDINFLIVSDAGAPFCQQPIPSPFSWKRMNKLLDIIQEQTRALRVRSFVAFLRKNYETNQNCDGMYLQIGSNPVTKLAKHMVSPNTQPSYSQWLKAESVQKAAKYRTTLSKFKEKDFELISRHGYETFLWNQRAWGPPK